The nucleotide window CAGGCTGAAGGGAATAGAGCCGGCGGTCTAAGCCGATCGTCGCGTCGGCCGGGTCCGCGGAGCGGCCGGTGGCCGGCGCCCGGTCCTGTGGTTCAGGTCCGCAGGCCGGCGGCGAGTTGGTGATTGATGTTGATCAGGGCGGAGAGCTTTTCGGCTTTCGGCTCGATCATGGTGTCGATGATGCGCTTGAACACGAAGGCCGAGAGCTGGGCGATGTTCGTCTTGATCTGGTCCGGCAGCGGGCTCTCCGGCGCGGTCGCGGCACCGGCAATGAGGGTCCAGACCTTCTGGTTGAAGTTCAGGGCCTCGTTCAGCGTCGGGCTCTGATTCGCCCAATCGGACTGGATAAGCTGGAGCCGGCCTGCCGCCTTGATGAGGACGGCCGCTTCGGCCTCCCGGGGCGTCAGCGCGGTCTGCGAGACACGCGCATAGGCATTGGCTCCATAGGACATGGCCGATCCTTCTCGAGGTGC belongs to Methylobacterium sp. 77 and includes:
- the flaF gene encoding flagellar biosynthesis regulator FlaF; amino-acid sequence: MSYGANAYARVSQTALTPREAEAAVLIKAAGRLQLIQSDWANQSPTLNEALNFNQKVWTLIAGAATAPESPLPDQIKTNIAQLSAFVFKRIIDTMIEPKAEKLSALININHQLAAGLRT